In the Acidobacteriota bacterium genome, one interval contains:
- a CDS encoding GldG family protein — MRQQAVRYTISGVVAVILVVALTVMINWISARNYVRSDWTTTQIYSLSEKTENILSDLTDEIKVVVFMTPQTSMFDQVQELLERYKAASDKITVEYIDPEKEPLKTTQLAEQYGVQVADTVVFVYGDRTKYVTSDQMAEMDYSGMQYGQGPTMRAFKGEEQFTSAILSLVAPDVPKIYVVTGHGEASLDTGSSGRSLQILEESLKRENMEIANTSLLSGEIPEDADVLAIVGPTAAFTEVEIDALNAFLDAGGRLLVAIDPLIQPGGTMRSTRLEAMLAERGVIVRDDLVVDPSRRLPFYDLSAVYLDDFPTHEMTQGLEGFAVLFTVSRSLAADGEDASVLVQTSSEGWGETDLEMLLRGDPVALDDADNAGPVAVGVAVEGGTELTASGEDSEPEGYRLVVFGDSDFLTDLDISNAGNSVLAVGAFNWLAAREDLVGIPPRDVEQVSLFLTQQQMRNLLLLVLIAMPGAAILAGILVWRRRRH, encoded by the coding sequence ATGAGGCAGCAAGCCGTTCGTTACACGATTTCCGGCGTTGTCGCGGTGATTCTCGTCGTCGCCTTGACGGTGATGATCAACTGGATTTCGGCCCGAAATTACGTTCGGTCCGACTGGACCACGACCCAGATCTACAGCCTGTCGGAAAAGACCGAAAACATCCTCTCGGACCTGACTGACGAGATCAAGGTGGTGGTCTTCATGACCCCGCAGACGTCGATGTTCGATCAGGTCCAGGAGCTTCTCGAGCGCTACAAGGCGGCGTCGGACAAGATCACGGTCGAGTACATCGATCCGGAGAAAGAACCGCTCAAGACCACCCAATTGGCCGAGCAGTACGGCGTGCAGGTCGCGGACACCGTGGTCTTCGTCTACGGGGACCGCACCAAGTACGTGACCTCGGATCAGATGGCCGAAATGGACTACTCGGGGATGCAGTACGGACAGGGCCCGACGATGCGTGCGTTCAAGGGCGAGGAGCAGTTCACATCCGCGATTCTCTCCCTGGTCGCTCCGGACGTGCCGAAGATCTACGTCGTGACCGGACACGGGGAGGCGTCCCTCGATACGGGCAGCTCCGGTCGAAGCCTCCAGATTCTCGAGGAAAGCCTCAAGCGCGAGAACATGGAGATCGCCAACACCAGCCTGCTCTCGGGCGAGATCCCGGAGGATGCCGACGTCCTCGCGATCGTGGGACCGACCGCGGCCTTCACCGAGGTGGAGATCGACGCCTTGAATGCCTTCCTCGACGCAGGTGGTCGGCTGTTGGTGGCGATCGATCCGCTGATCCAGCCGGGCGGCACGATGCGGTCGACCCGGCTCGAGGCGATGCTCGCCGAACGTGGCGTGATCGTCCGCGACGATCTGGTGGTCGATCCATCTCGGCGGCTTCCCTTCTATGACCTTTCGGCAGTTTATCTGGATGACTTTCCGACACATGAAATGACCCAGGGGCTCGAAGGCTTTGCTGTGCTCTTCACGGTTTCGCGTTCACTGGCGGCTGATGGCGAGGATGCCTCGGTGTTGGTGCAGACCTCGAGCGAGGGTTGGGGAGAGACCGATCTCGAAATGCTCCTGCGTGGCGATCCGGTGGCGCTCGACGACGCCGACAACGCCGGACCGGTGGCGGTCGGGGTTGCAGTTGAAGGCGGCACCGAATTGACGGCTTCCGGGGAGGACTCCGAGCCGGAGGGCTATCGCCTTGTCGTCTTCGGTGATTCGGATTTCCTGACCGACCTCGACATCTCCAACGCCGGTAACTCGGTGCTGGCGGTGGGCGCCTTCAACTGGTTGGCCGCGCGCGAGGACCTGGTCGGTATTCCACCGCGCGATGTGGAGCAGGTGAGCCTCTTTCTGACCCAGCAGCAGATGCGCAATCTGTTGCTACTGGTGCTCATCGCCATGCCCGGAGCGGCGATTCTGGCCGGCATTCTCGTATGGCGCCGTCGACGCCACTAA